A single window of Sphingobacteriales bacterium DNA harbors:
- a CDS encoding T9SS type A sorting domain-containing protein, whose product MSRKFTFQSLVLILLMFVAQNIHANNRLESFLDSKTESIKVYPNPLVDDAIIKINEDIDLSNSKVSVVFYNLLGKEVYKINTVKEYEVKISKDSFKYTGVYFYQLKIDERIQSTGKLIVK is encoded by the coding sequence ATGAGTAGAAAATTTACATTCCAGAGTTTAGTCTTAATACTTTTAATGTTTGTTGCGCAAAACATTCATGCAAATAATCGTCTAGAATCTTTTCTCGATAGCAAAACAGAAAGTATTAAAGTATATCCAAATCCATTGGTAGATGATGCTATCATTAAAATAAATGAAGATATTGACTTATCAAATAGTAAGGTAAGTGTTGTTTTTTATAATCTTTTAGGAAAAGAAGTGTATAAAATAAATACTGTTAAAGAGTATGAAGTGAAAATTTCTAAAGACAGTTTCAAATACACTGGCGTATATTTTTATCAACTAAAAATTGATGAAAGAATACAAAGCACTGGGAAATTAATTGTGAAATAA